Proteins encoded within one genomic window of Strix uralensis isolate ZFMK-TIS-50842 chromosome 32, bStrUra1, whole genome shotgun sequence:
- the GBA1 gene encoding lysosomal acid glucosylceramidase produces MGAAGALGQLLLLLLAVHRAAGARPCSPKYFGRDAMVCVCNATYCDTLDPLVLPAPGTYVKYESSKAGKRLERSQGSFQRSLRAPDLVLTLDATQRYQKVKGFGGSVTDAAAMNVFSLPETAQDHLLRSYFSEEGLEYNLVRLPMASCDFSLHAYTYDDVPFDYELAHFSLRDEDTKLKIPLLHRAMAMSKQPLSLYASPWTSPTWMKTSESFVGKGTLKGQAGDKYHKTWANYFVRFLDEYAKHNLTFWAVTAENEPSAGLINNYPFQCLGFTAEQQRDFIARDLGPALANSSHRDIQLIILDDNRLHLPHWAKVVLEDEEAARYVHGIGIHWYLDFIGPIQDTVVPTHELFPDYFILATEASIGAHFWERDVILGCWERGNQYSHSILMNLNNYVTGWTDWNLALDLEGGPNWVKNYVDSPVIVDASEGIFYKQPMFYHMGHFSKFIPEGSQRVGLIASKESKKTDLEYTAFLRPDGAVVVVVLNRSLQNVTFGLADTVGLIAAVAPASSIQTYLWQRQ; encoded by the exons ATGGGGGCCGCTGGTgccctgggccagctgctgctgctgctgctggccgtGCACCGGGCCGCAG GCGCCCGGCCCTGCAGCCCCAAGTACTTCGGCCGTGACGCCATGGTGTGTGTCTGCAACGCCACGTACTGCGACACGCTGGACCCCCTGGTCCTGCCGGCGCCGGGCACCTACGTCAAGTATGAGAGCAGCAAGGCCGGCAAGCGGCTGGAGCGCAGCCAGGGGAGCTTCCAGCGCAGCCTGCGCGCCCCAG ATCTCGTCCTGACTCTGGACGCCACGCAGCGGTACCAGAAGGTGAAGGGTTTCGGCGGCTCCGTCACCGATGCGGCTGCCATGAACGTCTTTTCCCTTCCGGAAACAGCCCAGGATCACCTGCTGCGCTCGTACTTCTCTGAGGAAG GGCTGGAGTACAACCTCGTCCGGCTCCCCATGGCCAGCTGCGACTTCTCCCTCCACGCCTACACCTACGACGACGTTCCCTTCGACTACGAGCTCGCCCACTTCAGCCTGCGCGATGAGGACACGAAGCTGAAA ATCCCCCTCCTGCACCGAGCCATGGCCATGAGCAAGCAGCCGCTGTCGCTGTACGCGAGTCCCTGGACCTCCCCGACCTGGATGAAAACCAGCGAGTCCTTCGTGGGGAAGGGCACGCtgaaggggcaggcaggggacaaGTACCACAAGACCTGGGCCAACTACTTTGTGCG GTTCCTGGATGAATACGCCAAGCACAACCTGACCTTCTGGGCGGTGACGGCAGAGAACGAGCCCTCGGCGGGGCTGATCAACAACTACCCCTTCCAGTGCCTGGGCTTCACGGCCGAGCAGCAGCGGGACTTCATCGCGCGGGACCTGGGCCCCGCGCTGGCCAACAGCTCCCACCGCGACATCCAGCTCATCATCCTGGACGACAACCGGCTCCACCTCCCGCACTGGGCCAAAGTG GTCCTGGAGGATGAAGAGGCAGCTCGCTACGTCCACGGCATCGGCATCCACTGGTACCTCGACTTCATTGGTCCCATACAGGACACGGTGGTGCCCACTCACGAGCTCTTCCCCGACTACTTCATCCTGGCCACGGAAGCGTCTATTGGGGCCCATTTCTGGGAGAGGGACGTGATCCTGGGCTGCTGGGAGCGGGGGAACCAGTACAGCCACAGCATCCTGATG AACCTCAACAACTACGTGACGGGCTGGACCGACTGGAACCTGGCTCTGGACCTGGAGGGGGGCCCCAACTGGGTCAAGAACTACGTGGACAGCCCCGTCATCGTGGACGCCAGTGAAGGCATCTTCTACAAGCAGCCCATGTTCTACCACATGGGGCACTTCAG TAAGTTCATCCCCGAGGGCTCCCAGCGTGTGGGGCTCATCGCCTCCAAAGAGTCCAAGAAGACGGACCTGGAGTACACGGCTTTCCTGCGCCCCGACGGTGCCGTGGTCGTGGTGGTTCTGAACCG GTCCCTGCAGAACGTAACCTTCGGGCTGGCCGATACCGTTGGCCTCATCGCAGCCGTGGCTCCGGCCAGCTCCATCCAGACCTACCTGTGGCAGCGGCAGTGA